A genomic stretch from Zeimonas sediminis includes:
- a CDS encoding extracellular solute-binding protein: MATRGDSRKLSLSDARRRLTALSVGAAAALVALLPLGAASAQAAESITVSSTTSTEQSGLFRHILPIFEKKTGISVKVVAVGTGQALDIGRRGDADVVFVHDRVAEEKFVAEGFGVRRQPVMYNDFVLVGPKSDPARVGGSKDVVGALKKIAGARAPFVSRGDRSGTHAAELRFWKMAEVDPKTGSGSWYRETGSGMGPALNSAAGMNAYILADRGTWLSFKNRAELVISVEGDKRLFNQYGVMLVNPARHPHVKQKAGQAFIDWLLSPEGQAAIGSYKIDGEQLFFPNAGSDA, from the coding sequence ATGGCAACCCGCGGCGATTCCCGCAAGCTGAGCCTGTCCGACGCGCGCCGGAGGCTCACCGCCCTCTCCGTGGGCGCCGCAGCGGCCCTCGTCGCCCTGCTTCCGCTCGGCGCCGCCAGCGCCCAGGCGGCAGAGTCGATCACCGTCTCGTCGACCACCTCGACCGAGCAGTCGGGCCTGTTCAGGCACATCCTGCCGATCTTCGAGAAGAAGACGGGCATCTCAGTCAAGGTCGTGGCCGTGGGCACCGGCCAGGCGCTGGACATCGGCCGGCGCGGCGACGCCGACGTCGTATTCGTGCACGACCGAGTGGCCGAGGAGAAGTTCGTGGCCGAAGGCTTCGGAGTGAGGCGCCAGCCCGTCATGTACAACGACTTCGTGCTGGTCGGACCGAAGTCGGACCCGGCCAGGGTCGGCGGCAGCAAGGACGTGGTCGGCGCGCTGAAGAAGATCGCCGGGGCCAGGGCGCCCTTCGTGTCGCGCGGCGACCGCAGCGGCACGCATGCCGCAGAGCTTCGGTTCTGGAAGATGGCCGAGGTGGATCCCAAGACCGGGTCGGGGAGCTGGTACCGCGAGACCGGTTCCGGCATGGGGCCGGCGCTGAACAGCGCCGCCGGCATGAACGCCTATATCCTGGCCGACCGCGGCACCTGGCTGTCGTTCAAGAACCGCGCCGAGCTGGTGATCTCGGTCGAAGGGGACAAGCGCCTGTTCAACCAGTACGGCGTGATGCTGGTCAACCCGGCCAGGCATCCGCACGTCAAGCAGAAGGCGGGCCAGGCCTTCATCGACTGGCTGCTTTCCCCCGAAGGACAGGCAGCCATCGGTTCGTACAAGATCGACGGCGAGCAGCTCTTCTTCCCGAATGCCGGCAGCGACGCCTGA
- a CDS encoding TRAP transporter substrate-binding protein, translating to MDRRSALKKTLTAGAAAGAATLAAPAISQGKIEWRMVTTWPKNFPGLGVGAENLAKRINTMSGGRLTIKVFAAGEMVPPLQALDAVINGTAEMSHGAAYYWQNKNPGLAFFTGVPYGMTSRELAAWVRYLGGQQIWDEIYDQFGVQGFLSGDTGTQAGGWFRKELKSLADIKGIRFRTPGLGGRVWQALGASVTNMAAGEIFQALQSGALDAAEFVGPYNDLALGFHQVAKNYYLSSFVEAGLATEAVVNKSKFKALPADLQEIVRTACQAEYDQVASDFYANDPRALETLVSKHGVVVRQFPEDILEAAAKASADVINGIRSSDNALAKKTADSFVSALKLLRTRSEVTDLPYMNARQKYYKL from the coding sequence ATGGATCGTCGTTCAGCACTGAAGAAGACCCTGACCGCCGGCGCCGCCGCCGGTGCCGCCACGCTCGCGGCCCCCGCGATCTCGCAGGGCAAGATCGAGTGGCGGATGGTCACCACCTGGCCGAAGAACTTCCCGGGCCTGGGCGTCGGCGCCGAGAACCTGGCCAAGCGCATCAACACGATGTCGGGCGGCCGCCTGACGATCAAGGTCTTCGCGGCGGGCGAGATGGTCCCGCCGCTGCAGGCGCTCGACGCGGTCATCAACGGCACCGCCGAAATGAGCCACGGCGCCGCCTACTACTGGCAGAACAAGAACCCCGGCCTCGCTTTCTTCACCGGCGTGCCCTACGGCATGACCTCCCGCGAGCTGGCGGCCTGGGTGCGCTACCTCGGCGGCCAGCAGATCTGGGACGAGATCTACGACCAGTTCGGCGTGCAGGGCTTCCTGTCCGGCGACACCGGCACGCAGGCCGGCGGCTGGTTCCGCAAGGAGCTGAAGAGCCTGGCCGACATCAAGGGCATCCGCTTCCGCACGCCGGGCCTCGGCGGCCGGGTGTGGCAGGCGCTGGGCGCCTCGGTCACCAACATGGCCGCCGGCGAGATCTTCCAGGCCCTGCAGAGCGGCGCGCTGGACGCGGCCGAGTTCGTCGGCCCGTACAACGACCTGGCGCTGGGCTTCCACCAGGTCGCCAAGAACTACTACCTGTCGAGCTTCGTCGAGGCGGGCCTCGCCACCGAGGCTGTCGTCAACAAGTCGAAGTTCAAGGCGCTGCCGGCCGACCTGCAGGAGATCGTCCGCACTGCCTGCCAGGCCGAGTACGACCAGGTGGCCTCGGATTTCTACGCCAACGACCCGCGCGCGCTGGAAACGCTGGTGAGCAAGCACGGCGTCGTGGTCCGCCAGTTCCCCGAGGACATCCTCGAGGCGGCCGCGAAGGCGTCGGCCGACGTGATCAACGGCATTCGCAGCAGCGACAACGCGCTCGCCAAGAAGACCGCCGATAGCTTCGTGTCGGCGCTCAAGCTGCTGCGCACGCGCTCCGAGGTGACCGACCTGCCGTACATGAACGCGCGCCAGAAGTACTACAAGCTGTAA
- a CDS encoding HNH endonuclease, producing MTNLQSLRQQAARRQSLRCYYCECPMWERDATTLSASFGLSKAQANLLRCTAEHLRPKSEGGPANRTNIVAACLFCNRTRHKAKNPRCPESYKKYVRKRMQRGRWLTGLFVFRTLE from the coding sequence ATGACGAATCTTCAGTCTCTTCGGCAGCAAGCTGCTCGCCGCCAATCGCTCCGCTGCTACTACTGCGAGTGCCCGATGTGGGAGCGCGATGCGACCACATTGTCAGCAAGTTTCGGCCTGTCCAAAGCGCAAGCCAATCTTCTGCGCTGCACGGCTGAACACCTGAGGCCCAAGTCGGAGGGTGGGCCGGCGAACAGGACGAACATCGTGGCCGCATGCCTTTTCTGCAACCGCACCCGGCACAAGGCGAAAAATCCGCGTTGCCCTGAGAGCTATAAGAAATATGTCCGTAAGCGTATGCAGAGAGGCCGCTGGCTGACAGGACTGTTCGTTTTCCGAACTCTAGAGTAG
- the aceE gene encoding pyruvate dehydrogenase (acetyl-transferring), homodimeric type — protein sequence MSAVPSQLPAANDPVDIDALETSEWLDALEAVIDREGPERAHFLLERMIEKARRSGAYIPFSANTAYVNTIPPQLEARSPGNAEYEERIRSFIRWNAMAMVVRANKHNPPDGGDLGGHIASFASLATMIGTGMNHFWNAPHEGHGGDLVYFQGHSAPGIYGRAFLEGRLTEEQLDHFRQEVQGKGLSSYPHPKLMPEFWQFPTVSMGLGPLMAIYQARFLKYLHARGIADTSKRKVWVFCGDGEMDEPESLGAISLAAREKLDNLVFVINCNLQRLDGPVRGNGKIMQELEGDFRGSGWNVIKLIWGSYWDPLLARDKEGILQRVMEETVDGEYQAYKANDGAFVRKHFFGKHPKLLEMVSRMTDDDIWRLNRGGHDPHKVYAAFHAATHHKGQPTVLLVKTVKGYGMGRAGEAKNPTHQLKKLDADSIREFRDRFNIPIPDDKLAEVPFYKPDPESPEMKYMLERRAALGGSLPQRRPKSSEKLPVPGLDAFKAVLEPTAEGREISTTQAFVRVLTALVRDKTLGPRVVPIVPDEARTFGMEGMFRQLGIYSPEGQKYTPVDKDQVMYYREDAAGQILEEGINEAGAFSSWIAAATSYSTNDRIMVPFYIYYSMFGFQRVGDLAWAAGDMQARGFLLGGTAGRTTLNGEGLQHEDGHSHIMSSTIPNCVSYDPTFAHEVAVIIQHGLKRMVEDQENVFYYLTLMNENYPHPGLKPGDEDGIVRGGYLLKAGPKKAEHRVQLLGSGTILREVMAAAEMLEKDWGIAGDVWSITSFTELRRDGMDCERWNLLHPTSKAKVPYLTALLDKTSGPVVASTDYMKLFADQVRPFIPKGRSYKVLGTDGFGRSDFRYRLREHFEVDRRFVTIAALKSLADEGAIPAKKVADAIRKYGVDPEKSNPHHA from the coding sequence ATGTCAGCGGTTCCCAGCCAGCTGCCCGCAGCGAACGACCCCGTCGACATCGACGCCCTCGAGACCAGCGAATGGCTGGATGCGCTCGAAGCGGTCATCGACCGCGAGGGGCCCGAGCGGGCGCACTTCCTGCTCGAGCGGATGATCGAAAAGGCTCGTCGTTCCGGCGCCTACATTCCTTTCTCCGCCAACACCGCCTACGTCAACACGATTCCGCCGCAGCTCGAGGCGCGCTCGCCCGGCAACGCGGAGTACGAGGAGCGGATCCGCTCGTTCATTCGCTGGAACGCGATGGCGATGGTGGTGCGCGCCAACAAGCACAACCCGCCCGACGGCGGCGACCTCGGCGGCCACATCGCGTCCTTCGCGTCGCTGGCCACGATGATCGGCACCGGCATGAACCACTTCTGGAACGCGCCGCACGAAGGGCACGGCGGCGACCTGGTCTACTTCCAGGGCCACTCGGCGCCGGGCATCTACGGTCGCGCCTTCCTCGAGGGCCGTCTCACCGAGGAGCAGCTCGACCATTTCCGCCAGGAGGTGCAGGGCAAGGGCCTGTCCTCGTATCCGCATCCGAAGCTGATGCCGGAGTTCTGGCAGTTCCCGACCGTGTCGATGGGCCTGGGCCCGCTGATGGCGATCTACCAGGCGCGCTTCCTGAAGTACCTGCACGCCCGCGGCATCGCCGACACCAGCAAGCGCAAGGTCTGGGTGTTCTGCGGCGACGGCGAGATGGACGAGCCCGAGTCGCTCGGCGCGATCAGCCTCGCGGCGCGCGAGAAGCTCGACAACCTGGTCTTCGTGATCAACTGCAACCTGCAGCGGCTCGACGGCCCGGTGCGCGGCAACGGCAAGATCATGCAGGAGCTCGAGGGCGACTTCCGCGGCTCGGGCTGGAACGTGATCAAGCTGATCTGGGGCTCGTACTGGGACCCGCTGCTCGCCCGCGACAAGGAAGGCATCCTGCAGCGGGTGATGGAAGAAACCGTCGACGGGGAGTACCAGGCCTACAAGGCCAACGACGGCGCCTTCGTTCGCAAGCACTTCTTCGGAAAGCACCCGAAGCTGCTCGAGATGGTCTCGCGGATGACCGACGACGACATCTGGCGCCTGAACCGCGGCGGCCACGACCCGCACAAGGTGTACGCCGCCTTCCACGCGGCCACGCATCACAAGGGCCAGCCGACCGTGCTGCTCGTAAAGACGGTCAAGGGCTACGGCATGGGGCGCGCCGGCGAGGCGAAGAACCCGACCCACCAACTCAAGAAGCTCGACGCCGACTCGATCCGCGAGTTCCGCGACCGCTTCAACATCCCGATTCCCGACGACAAGCTCGCGGAAGTCCCGTTCTACAAGCCGGACCCCGAATCGCCCGAGATGAAGTACATGCTCGAGCGCCGGGCCGCGCTGGGAGGCTCGCTGCCGCAACGGCGCCCGAAGTCCAGCGAGAAGCTGCCGGTGCCGGGGCTCGACGCCTTCAAGGCGGTGCTGGAGCCGACCGCCGAGGGCCGCGAGATCTCCACGACCCAGGCCTTCGTGCGGGTGCTGACCGCGCTGGTGCGCGACAAGACCCTCGGCCCGCGCGTGGTGCCGATCGTGCCCGACGAGGCCCGCACCTTCGGCATGGAGGGGATGTTCCGCCAGCTCGGCATCTACTCGCCCGAAGGACAGAAGTACACGCCGGTCGACAAGGACCAGGTCATGTACTACCGCGAGGACGCCGCCGGCCAGATCCTCGAGGAGGGGATCAACGAGGCGGGCGCCTTCAGCTCGTGGATCGCGGCCGCGACGTCGTACTCGACGAACGACCGCATCATGGTGCCGTTCTACATCTACTACTCGATGTTCGGCTTCCAGCGCGTGGGCGACCTGGCCTGGGCGGCCGGCGACATGCAGGCGCGCGGCTTCCTGCTCGGCGGCACCGCCGGCCGGACCACGCTAAACGGCGAGGGCCTGCAGCACGAGGACGGCCACAGCCACATCATGTCGTCGACGATCCCGAACTGCGTGTCCTACGACCCGACCTTCGCGCACGAGGTCGCGGTGATCATCCAGCACGGCCTGAAGCGCATGGTCGAGGACCAGGAAAACGTCTTCTACTACCTCACGCTGATGAACGAGAACTATCCGCACCCGGGGCTGAAGCCCGGTGACGAGGACGGGATCGTTCGCGGCGGCTACCTGCTGAAGGCGGGTCCGAAGAAGGCCGAGCACCGGGTGCAGCTGCTGGGCTCGGGCACGATCCTGCGCGAGGTGATGGCCGCCGCCGAGATGCTCGAGAAGGACTGGGGCATCGCCGGCGACGTCTGGAGCATCACCAGCTTCACCGAGCTGCGCCGCGACGGCATGGACTGCGAGCGCTGGAACCTGCTGCACCCGACCAGCAAGGCGAAGGTTCCGTACCTGACCGCGCTGCTCGACAAGACCAGCGGCCCGGTCGTGGCCTCGACCGACTACATGAAGCTGTTCGCCGACCAGGTCCGGCCCTTCATCCCGAAGGGGCGCAGCTACAAGGTGCTGGGCACCGACGGCTTCGGCCGCTCCGATTTCCGCTACCGGCTGCGCGAGCACTTCGAGGTGGACCGTCGTTTCGTGACGATCGCCGCGCTGAAGTCGCTGGCCGACGAGGGCGCGATCCCGGCGAAGAAGGTCGCCGACGCGATCCGCAAGTACGGCGTCGATCCCGAGAAGAGCAACCCGCACCACGCCTGA
- a CDS encoding ABC transporter permease, translated as MIPDALREALALLRHFEGDVAAIALLSLKVSLSAVTLGALIGLPLGALVAIARFPGKPAVAVAMNTFMGLPSVIVGVIVYLLLSRSGPLGPLGLLFTPSAMVIAQTCLTLPLIAALTRQMIDDAWREHGEALRSLRLPLRNRIGVLLWHTRFSLVAILLAGLGRAISEVGAVMIVGGNIDRITRTMTTAIALETSKGDLALALALGMLLMSIVLGLNLVASATRGFAMRRFGS; from the coding sequence ATGATTCCCGATGCACTGCGCGAGGCGCTGGCCCTGCTGCGCCACTTCGAAGGCGACGTGGCCGCCATCGCGCTGCTCTCGCTCAAGGTGAGCCTGAGCGCCGTCACGCTGGGCGCCCTGATCGGGCTCCCGCTCGGGGCCCTGGTCGCGATCGCCCGCTTCCCCGGCAAGCCTGCGGTCGCCGTCGCGATGAACACCTTCATGGGCCTGCCCTCGGTCATCGTGGGCGTCATCGTCTACCTGCTGCTGTCGCGAAGCGGCCCGCTCGGGCCGCTCGGGCTGCTGTTCACCCCGTCGGCGATGGTGATCGCGCAGACCTGCCTGACGCTGCCCCTGATCGCGGCCCTGACCCGGCAGATGATCGACGATGCCTGGCGGGAGCACGGCGAGGCGCTGCGCTCGCTGCGCCTGCCGCTTCGCAACCGGATCGGCGTGCTGCTGTGGCACACCCGGTTTTCGCTGGTCGCGATCCTGCTGGCCGGCCTGGGCAGGGCGATCTCCGAGGTCGGCGCGGTGATGATCGTCGGCGGCAACATCGATCGCATCACCCGAACGATGACCACCGCGATCGCGCTGGAGACCAGCAAGGGCGATCTCGCGCTGGCGCTGGCGCTCGGCATGCTGCTTATGTCGATCGTGCTCGGCCTGAACCTCGTCGCGAGCGCGACCCGCGGCTTCGCGATGCGCCGCTTCGGGTCCTGA
- a CDS encoding helix-turn-helix transcriptional regulator: MVRRKRSIGGAEGAALSPRIELALPAGEGAESPDLVALSRLLAALDVSPRMAAAASELDVSYRTAWGRIVAAERRTGLRLVERVKGHGSRVTDAGRALVAAVGAFEKEAERSLRGPMGKLSAGLAAISANAAPQALRLAASHDLLLQRCLAERLATGVAVRFVGSADALEALGRGEAELAGFHVPAGQRPAAPVLASGVRSFLAALARREQGLIVAAGNPKRIRDVTDLARPGLRFVNRQRGAATRSWLDRLLQEQGVDPGSIAGYEIEEASHLAVAATVAAGDADAGFGLKAAALRFGLGFVPIGVETYWLAGDSGLRRDARVRELIAAMRSLAGASEGYEVAGANAEAAAARPASSAARARVRTE, encoded by the coding sequence ATGGTTCGACGCAAGCGAAGCATCGGCGGCGCGGAGGGCGCGGCGCTGTCTCCCAGGATCGAGCTTGCGCTGCCGGCGGGAGAGGGCGCGGAGTCGCCCGACCTGGTCGCGCTGTCACGGCTGCTCGCGGCTCTTGACGTCTCGCCCAGGATGGCAGCGGCCGCCAGCGAGCTGGACGTCTCCTACCGGACCGCCTGGGGCAGGATCGTGGCGGCCGAGCGCCGGACCGGGCTGCGCCTGGTCGAGCGGGTGAAGGGGCACGGCAGCCGCGTCACCGACGCCGGCCGGGCGCTGGTTGCCGCGGTCGGCGCCTTCGAGAAGGAGGCCGAGCGCAGCCTGCGCGGCCCGATGGGCAAGCTGTCTGCCGGGCTGGCGGCGATCTCGGCGAACGCGGCGCCCCAAGCGCTGCGGCTTGCGGCGAGCCATGACCTGCTGCTGCAGCGCTGCCTGGCGGAGCGGCTCGCCACCGGCGTGGCGGTTCGCTTCGTAGGCTCGGCCGACGCGCTCGAGGCGCTCGGACGCGGCGAAGCCGAGCTCGCCGGGTTCCACGTGCCGGCCGGCCAGCGCCCGGCGGCGCCGGTGCTGGCCAGCGGGGTCAGGAGCTTCCTGGCGGCCCTGGCGCGACGGGAGCAGGGGCTGATCGTGGCCGCCGGCAATCCGAAGCGGATCCGCGACGTGACCGACCTTGCGCGCCCGGGCCTGCGCTTCGTTAACCGGCAGCGCGGCGCCGCGACCCGCAGCTGGCTCGACCGGCTGCTGCAGGAGCAGGGCGTAGACCCCGGCAGCATCGCGGGTTACGAGATCGAGGAGGCGTCGCATCTTGCAGTGGCCGCCACGGTCGCTGCGGGCGACGCGGACGCCGGTTTCGGGCTGAAGGCGGCCGCGCTGCGCTTCGGCCTGGGGTTCGTGCCGATCGGCGTGGAGACCTACTGGCTGGCCGGGGACTCCGGGCTGAGGCGGGATGCGCGGGTGCGCGAACTGATCGCCGCGATGCGCAGCCTCGCGGGGGCCAGCGAGGGATACGAGGTGGCCGGCGCGAACGCCGAGGCCGCTGCCGCGCGACCCGCATCTTCGGCGGCAAGAGCAAGAGTCAGGACCGAATAA
- the lpdA gene encoding dihydrolipoyl dehydrogenase, with translation MSTIEVKVPDIGDFKDVEVIEVLVGPGDTIAVEQSLITVESDKASMEIPSSVAGVVKAMRVKVGDKVSEGSVLLELEPAGAGQPAAQATAPAGASAAAPAAAPAQAPAAQAAPAAAAQAAAPAPAAARAANLPPADHQCQLVVLGGGPGGYSAAFRAADLGMDVVLVERYPNLGGVCLNVGCIPSKALLHVAAVIDEARHFERYGVTFGEPKIDLDALRGHKEKVVGKLTGGLAGMAKGRKVRVIRGYGHFVDPNHLEIELTEGSGQDKTGKTEVLRFEQAIVAAGSAAVRLPFLPDDPRIVDSTGALQLPKVPKRMLVIGGGIIGLEMASVYSTLGARIDVVEMLDGLMTGADRDLVRVWQKHNEKRFDRIMLRTKTVKAEARDDGIHVWFEGENAPEGGAPQVYDLVLSAVGRSPNGRKIGADRAGIEVNERGFIAVDRQMRTSVPHIFAIGDIVGQPMLAHKAVHEGHVAAEVAAGHKAFFDAHVIPSVAYTDPEVAWVGLTEDDAKKQGLKVGKAVFPWAASGRAIANGRDEGFTKLLFDEQTHRVVGGGIVGTHAGDMIGEVALAIEMGADATDIGRTIHPHPTLGESIGMAAEVFEGTCTDLPAPKKR, from the coding sequence ATGAGCACGATCGAAGTGAAGGTTCCGGACATCGGCGATTTCAAGGACGTCGAGGTCATCGAGGTGCTGGTCGGCCCCGGCGACACGATCGCGGTCGAGCAGTCGCTGATCACGGTGGAATCCGACAAGGCCTCGATGGAGATTCCGTCGTCGGTCGCAGGCGTCGTGAAGGCGATGCGGGTCAAGGTCGGCGACAAGGTGTCCGAGGGCTCGGTGCTGCTCGAGCTCGAGCCGGCCGGGGCAGGGCAGCCGGCCGCGCAGGCGACGGCACCGGCCGGCGCGTCGGCAGCCGCCCCTGCGGCGGCGCCGGCCCAGGCCCCCGCTGCGCAGGCGGCGCCGGCCGCCGCCGCGCAAGCTGCCGCGCCGGCTCCCGCCGCTGCTAGGGCGGCAAACCTGCCGCCTGCCGACCATCAGTGCCAGCTGGTGGTGCTCGGCGGCGGCCCGGGCGGCTACTCGGCGGCCTTCCGGGCGGCCGACCTCGGCATGGACGTCGTGCTCGTCGAGCGCTACCCGAATCTGGGCGGCGTCTGCCTGAACGTGGGCTGCATCCCGTCCAAGGCGCTGCTGCACGTGGCGGCCGTGATCGACGAGGCCCGGCACTTCGAGCGCTACGGCGTGACCTTCGGCGAGCCGAAGATCGACCTCGACGCGCTGCGCGGTCACAAGGAGAAGGTGGTCGGCAAGCTGACCGGCGGCCTGGCCGGCATGGCCAAGGGCCGCAAGGTCCGGGTGATCCGCGGCTACGGCCACTTCGTCGACCCGAACCATCTGGAAATCGAGCTCACCGAAGGCAGCGGGCAGGACAAGACCGGCAAGACCGAAGTGCTGCGCTTCGAGCAGGCGATCGTCGCCGCCGGCTCGGCTGCCGTGAGGCTGCCCTTCCTGCCCGACGACCCGCGCATCGTCGATTCGACCGGCGCGCTGCAACTGCCCAAGGTGCCTAAGCGCATGCTGGTCATCGGCGGCGGCATCATCGGCCTGGAGATGGCCTCGGTGTACTCGACGCTGGGCGCGCGCATCGACGTGGTGGAGATGCTCGACGGCCTGATGACCGGCGCCGACCGCGACCTGGTCCGGGTCTGGCAGAAGCACAACGAGAAGCGCTTCGACCGGATCATGCTGCGCACGAAAACGGTCAAGGCCGAGGCGCGCGACGACGGGATCCACGTCTGGTTCGAGGGCGAGAACGCGCCCGAGGGCGGGGCGCCGCAGGTCTACGACCTGGTGCTCAGCGCGGTGGGCCGCAGCCCGAACGGGCGCAAGATCGGCGCGGATCGCGCGGGCATCGAGGTGAACGAGCGCGGCTTCATCGCGGTCGACCGCCAGATGCGCACCAGCGTCCCGCACATCTTCGCGATCGGCGACATCGTCGGCCAGCCGATGCTGGCGCACAAGGCCGTGCACGAGGGACACGTCGCGGCCGAGGTCGCCGCCGGCCACAAGGCATTCTTCGACGCGCACGTGATCCCGTCGGTGGCCTACACCGACCCGGAGGTCGCCTGGGTCGGGCTGACCGAAGACGACGCGAAGAAACAGGGGCTGAAGGTCGGCAAGGCGGTGTTCCCCTGGGCGGCCTCGGGCCGGGCGATCGCCAACGGCCGGGACGAGGGCTTCACCAAGCTGCTGTTCGACGAGCAGACGCATCGCGTGGTCGGCGGCGGCATCGTCGGCACCCACGCCGGCGACATGATCGGCGAGGTGGCGCTCGCGATCGAGATGGGCGCCGATGCGACCGACATCGGCCGCACGATCCACCCGCACCCCACGCTGGGCGAGTCGATCGGCATGGCCGCGGAAGTCTTCGAGGGCACCTGCACCGACCTGCCTGCGCCGAAGAAGCGTTGA
- a CDS encoding GIY-YIG nuclease family protein encodes MRPIAITVAGETYSSISAACERFGVSPQTAARRLRDGWSAEQAFGLELAPASHHDGIEVRTSEGVFRSVSEAAARFGLKAGTIHARLRKGWSPDEAVGIAKRPRSPKNTGAVSCAGERFPNIKSLAERYGLRRALVYKRIRSGWTPEQAVERQEPPPRFRNQVGGARTRHWKKVDVVDGKEMPGGEAGEYKLYVIRNSVNGREYVGITVTPLALRLRGHRKNASMGVKGKLYNAMRRYGADAFSIELIRNDARDFGELQRQEIAEIACRDTLRNGYNTSPGGSIGTSKSISVGGRHFSSLAAAAAYFGIDTNVFGLRLRRLGWTPEQAAEIEPRERHARRRVQVAGRGFPSLKAAAANYGLDYGLVHSRVVANGWSVEQALGIAPAPGTSRYQGVKVRAFGKDFASFAACAREFGVKPESLRNRVVNMGRCIEESINHLLSQRHKRF; translated from the coding sequence ATGAGACCCATCGCGATCACAGTTGCCGGTGAAACCTATTCGTCGATATCCGCTGCGTGCGAGCGCTTTGGCGTATCGCCGCAAACCGCCGCCAGACGATTGCGCGACGGTTGGAGCGCTGAACAAGCGTTCGGGCTCGAACTGGCCCCCGCCTCGCACCATGACGGAATTGAAGTCCGCACATCCGAAGGAGTCTTTCGAAGCGTTTCCGAAGCGGCTGCGCGTTTCGGGCTGAAGGCCGGAACGATTCACGCTCGCTTACGGAAGGGCTGGTCGCCAGATGAAGCGGTGGGGATCGCGAAGCGTCCTCGCTCTCCAAAGAATACGGGCGCCGTCAGCTGCGCCGGGGAACGCTTCCCTAACATCAAGTCACTTGCGGAGCGATACGGCCTTCGACGTGCGCTCGTCTATAAGCGGATTCGCTCAGGTTGGACGCCAGAGCAGGCAGTAGAGCGACAAGAACCTCCCCCGAGGTTTCGTAACCAGGTTGGGGGCGCTCGCACTCGTCACTGGAAGAAGGTGGATGTCGTCGATGGAAAGGAGATGCCCGGCGGCGAGGCGGGGGAGTACAAGCTCTACGTCATCAGGAACTCAGTCAACGGTCGCGAGTACGTTGGCATCACCGTGACGCCACTCGCGCTTCGCCTGCGGGGCCATCGCAAGAACGCGAGCATGGGCGTAAAGGGAAAGCTCTACAACGCAATGCGTCGATATGGCGCGGATGCGTTCAGCATCGAGTTGATTCGTAATGACGCGCGCGACTTTGGCGAGTTGCAGCGCCAAGAGATCGCCGAGATCGCCTGCCGAGACACCCTTAGAAACGGCTACAACACTAGCCCCGGCGGCTCAATCGGCACATCGAAGTCGATCTCCGTTGGCGGACGGCATTTCAGTTCTCTGGCCGCCGCCGCCGCGTATTTTGGAATTGATACGAACGTCTTTGGCTTGCGCTTGCGACGGCTCGGTTGGACGCCGGAGCAGGCTGCCGAGATCGAACCGAGAGAAAGGCACGCTCGAAGGCGAGTTCAGGTTGCCGGGAGGGGGTTTCCATCTCTCAAAGCAGCCGCCGCGAACTACGGTCTGGACTATGGGCTTGTGCATAGCCGAGTGGTTGCTAACGGCTGGAGCGTCGAGCAGGCGCTAGGCATTGCCCCCGCACCCGGCACCTCGCGCTACCAGGGTGTGAAGGTCCGGGCATTCGGCAAAGACTTCGCGTCATTTGCTGCCTGCGCCCGGGAGTTCGGAGTCAAGCCCGAGTCACTGCGAAACAGAGTGGTGAACATGGGAAGGTGCATTGAAGAGTCGATCAACCATCTGCTGAGTCAACGCCACAAACGTTTTTGA
- a CDS encoding ABC transporter ATP-binding protein, which translates to MASPLLELDGICFRPGGRTVLDGIGLAWSDASICALIGPNGAGKTVTLRIAHGLLRPDAGRVRFEGREPPADDTAFEGQALVFQHPSLFRGSVLDNLLLARHACGLPKSLLRERALAMLERVGLSALADAPALKLSGGERQRVAIARAWLTGPRLLLLDEPTAALDPAARESIEALIREIAASGCRVLMTSHNLGQVARLADEVLFLSAGRLLERGRAQDFFRAPRTREAQRFLQGELPWQPAAIPAS; encoded by the coding sequence ATGGCTTCGCCGCTCCTCGAGCTCGACGGCATCTGCTTCCGGCCCGGCGGCCGGACCGTGCTCGACGGCATCGGCCTCGCATGGAGCGACGCCTCGATCTGCGCGCTGATCGGCCCCAACGGCGCAGGAAAGACGGTCACGCTGCGAATCGCCCACGGCCTGTTGCGCCCGGATGCCGGGCGGGTTCGCTTCGAGGGCCGCGAGCCGCCGGCCGACGACACCGCCTTCGAGGGCCAGGCACTGGTCTTCCAGCATCCGTCACTCTTCCGGGGCAGCGTGCTGGACAACCTGCTGCTCGCCCGCCACGCGTGCGGCTTGCCGAAGAGTCTGCTGCGCGAGCGTGCCCTGGCCATGCTCGAGCGGGTCGGCCTGTCGGCGCTTGCCGATGCGCCGGCGCTCAAGCTGTCCGGCGGCGAAAGGCAGCGCGTGGCGATCGCCCGCGCCTGGCTCACCGGTCCCAGGCTGCTGCTGCTCGACGAGCCGACCGCCGCACTGGACCCGGCCGCCCGGGAGTCGATCGAAGCGCTGATCCGCGAGATCGCCGCGAGCGGCTGCCGGGTTCTGATGACCTCGCACAACCTGGGCCAGGTGGCGAGGCTCGCCGACGAGGTGCTGTTCCTGAGCGCCGGTCGCCTGCTGGAGCGCGGCCGCGCCCAGGACTTCTTCCGAGCCCCGCGAACCCGCGAGGCGCAACGATTCCTTCAAGGAGAACTGCCATGGCAACCCGCGGCGATTCCCGCAAGCTGA